A single Populus nigra chromosome 13, ddPopNigr1.1, whole genome shotgun sequence DNA region contains:
- the LOC133671011 gene encoding probable calcium-binding protein CML46, with protein MDACQLVSSLVILQKESSNANQSFSPLFTMVHLVLSELIFSRFSNLQKFLARFWFFLQSQLGLGNSELWEDDDGNQDSEISEQTQESCFDNKRPDERSICREDVEMVMENLGLFCSSESEELTEWMGSDEISQLFDEKEPSLEEVKEAFNVFDHNRDGFVDASELQRVFYKLGLKEGLQLEKCRKIIRTFDENGDGRIDFNEFVKFMENSFC; from the coding sequence ATGGATGCTTGCCAACTAGTCAGCAGCTTAGTCATACTGCAAAAAGAATCATCAAACGCTAACCAATCCTTTTCTCCATTGTTTACAATGGTTCATCTTGTCCTGTCTGAATTGATTTTTAGTAGGTTCAGTAATCTACAGAAGTTCTTAGCTAGATTTTGGTTCTTTCTCCAATCCCAACTAGGCCTTGGCAACTCAGAGCTCTGGGAAGATGATGATGGAAACCAAGACTCTGAGATATCAGAGCAAACCCAGGAGTCTTGCTTTGACAACAAGAGACCAGACGAAAGGAGTATATGCAGAGAGGATGTGGAGATGGTGATGGAAAACCTGGGACTTTTTTGCAGCAGTGAAAGTGAGGAACTTACGGAGTGGATGGGTTCTGATGAGATTTCGCAGCTGTTTGATGAGAAGGAGCCCAGCCTGGAGGAAGTAAAGGAAGCTTTCAATGTTTTTGACCACAACAGAGATGGTTTTGTTGATGCAAGTGAGTTGCAGAGAGTTTTCTACAAATTGGGATTGAAGGAAGGACTTCAGCTGGAGAAGTGCAGAAAGATTATCAGAACCTTTGATGAAAATGGAGATGGAAGAATagattttaatgaatttgtaaAGTTCATGGAGAATAGTTTTTGTTGA